From the genome of Hymenobacter sp. PAMC 26628, one region includes:
- a CDS encoding bestrophin family ion channel, with protein MLQAAGFVPEEVLAAPAAPLRALAYRQIAWCYCLGETLRGLDPAATLASYLPEKELLYTHSQANKPLALLALHTAQVKELYQRGALNSFQQVQLDATLVRLCDALGQAERIKSTVFPASYRRLIHFFIYLFLLILSLGLVQTIGLWEIPVLLTTASTFFLLERTARELQDPFRHAPTDTPVTALARTVEINLRQLLGEVQVPAPLAAEAFYLM; from the coding sequence GTGCTCCAGGCCGCCGGCTTCGTGCCGGAAGAGGTGCTAGCCGCCCCGGCCGCGCCCCTGCGGGCGCTCGCCTACCGCCAGATAGCCTGGTGCTACTGCCTGGGCGAAACGCTGCGTGGCCTCGACCCCGCCGCTACGCTAGCCAGCTACCTACCTGAAAAAGAACTGCTTTATACCCACTCGCAAGCCAATAAGCCACTTGCCCTGCTAGCGCTGCACACCGCCCAGGTTAAAGAACTGTACCAGCGAGGCGCGCTCAATTCCTTCCAGCAAGTGCAGCTCGATGCCACGCTGGTGCGCCTCTGCGATGCCCTGGGCCAAGCCGAACGAATCAAAAGTACGGTGTTTCCGGCCAGCTACCGGCGACTGATACACTTCTTCATCTACCTCTTCTTACTTATCCTCTCGCTGGGCCTGGTCCAAACCATCGGCCTCTGGGAAATCCCGGTGCTGTTGACCACGGCATCCACCTTCTTTCTGCTGGAGCGCACCGCCCGCGAGCTGCAAGACCCCTTCCGCCACGCGCCCACCGACACGCCCGTCACGGCCCTGGCCCGCACCGTCGAAATCAACCTGCGGCAATTGTTGGGCGAGGTGCAGGTGCCCGCGCCGCTCGCGGCCGAAGCTTTCTATCTGATGTGA
- a CDS encoding Acg family FMN-binding oxidoreductase, whose protein sequence is MNRRHFLPVAATAAAGTGLLGYYAWDQAAARTAQRQADAPASPLSSAQLPADARRMLYLASLAPSGHNTQPWTVRLLGPYHWIIGNDPRGWLPVVDSTQRETMLSLGAFAQSLEYAAAHFGYQCRWQILATTCQSPEVLDVVLERRPGPAYPDLTALLGRRTLRTGFSSVPIRPADVQQLTSEEAAHCHFLPPASEPGTYLTAATLAANRDQTAHDPAQHELAHWMRWGSAAVQRHRDGLTASGMGITGPAGWLVRHFYDSARVLTPAFRAQGLAMAADQLATHGGWLVLTSPDESVPALLETGRRLARIWLRARGLNIAIHPMTQVLEEAPGPAGLGQRLGLGAPVQFVLRLGYVESYAAPVTPRRPVEWFVRA, encoded by the coding sequence ATGAACCGTCGCCACTTTTTACCAGTAGCCGCTACGGCAGCTGCTGGCACCGGCCTGCTGGGCTATTACGCCTGGGACCAGGCCGCCGCCCGCACGGCCCAGCGTCAGGCAGATGCGCCCGCTAGTCCGCTCTCCTCGGCCCAGCTGCCCGCCGATGCGCGCCGGATGTTATACCTGGCTTCGCTGGCGCCTAGCGGCCACAACACCCAGCCCTGGACGGTGCGCCTGCTGGGCCCCTACCACTGGATTATCGGCAACGACCCGCGCGGCTGGCTACCCGTGGTAGATTCTACTCAGCGCGAAACCATGCTCTCGCTGGGCGCTTTTGCTCAAAGCCTGGAATATGCCGCCGCCCACTTTGGCTACCAGTGCCGCTGGCAGATACTCGCCACCACCTGCCAGTCCCCTGAGGTGCTGGACGTCGTACTCGAACGCCGGCCCGGCCCGGCCTACCCCGACCTCACGGCGCTGCTGGGCCGGCGCACCCTGCGCACGGGTTTTTCGTCGGTACCCATCCGGCCCGCCGATGTGCAGCAGCTGACCAGCGAGGAAGCCGCGCACTGCCACTTCCTACCCCCTGCCTCCGAGCCGGGCACTTACCTCACGGCTGCCACGCTGGCCGCCAACCGGGACCAGACTGCCCATGACCCCGCCCAGCATGAACTGGCCCACTGGATGCGCTGGGGCAGCGCGGCCGTGCAGCGCCACCGCGACGGGCTCACCGCCAGCGGCATGGGCATCACAGGGCCGGCCGGCTGGCTGGTGCGGCACTTCTACGACAGCGCCCGCGTGCTCACGCCCGCTTTCCGGGCGCAGGGCCTGGCGATGGCGGCCGACCAACTGGCCACGCACGGCGGCTGGCTCGTGCTCACCAGCCCCGACGAGTCGGTGCCCGCGCTGCTGGAAACCGGCCGGCGCCTGGCACGCATCTGGCTGCGGGCTAGGGGGTTGAATATCGCTATTCACCCCATGACACAAGTGTTGGAGGAAGCGCCCGGCCCCGCCGGCTTGGGTCAGCGCCTGGGCTTGGGCGCGCCCGTGCAGTTCGTGCTGCGCCTGGGCTACGTCGAAAGCTACGCCGCGCCCGTGACCCCGCGCCGGCCGGTTGAGTGGTTTGTGCGGGCCTAG
- a CDS encoding NAD-dependent succinate-semialdehyde dehydrogenase has protein sequence MAIQTINSATNQVVCSFEEMTDPAIDAAVAQAATAFDAWKTTAYPHRAALLHRVADGLRAQKRALATLITLEMGKLLAQAEGEISLSADIFDYYASHGAEFLADETLSPAFGSAVVRPSPVGVLLGVEPWNFPFYQVARFAAPNLMIGNVVLVKHASNVPQCAIAIERIFHEAGGAAGLYTNLLLSGARASALVGDPRIKGVSLTGSEAAGASVAAEAGKNLKKSVLELGGSDAFIVLEDADIDQAVRWAVVGRTNNNGECCVAAKRFIVVEAVADEFLQKFKVQLGQLKVGDPMDPATELGPMSSEVAAAQLAEQVQRAVHDGAQVLLGGHRVAGPGAFIEPTILGGLTSAMPVYYEELFGPVAAFCRVADEAAAIVLANDSPFGLGGSVFTQDVSRGQRVADQLDTGMVFINHPTWTQADLPFGGTKGSGYGRELAALGIEEFVNKKLIRVSALTDPF, from the coding sequence ATGGCCATTCAAACCATCAACTCCGCCACCAACCAGGTCGTCTGCTCATTTGAGGAAATGACGGACCCGGCTATCGATGCTGCCGTGGCCCAGGCGGCCACGGCCTTCGACGCCTGGAAAACAACCGCCTACCCCCACCGGGCCGCCCTGCTGCACCGGGTAGCCGACGGGCTGCGAGCGCAAAAACGGGCTTTGGCCACCCTCATCACTCTGGAAATGGGCAAGCTGCTGGCGCAGGCGGAAGGCGAAATCAGTCTGAGCGCTGATATTTTTGACTACTATGCCAGCCACGGGGCCGAGTTTCTGGCCGACGAAACACTGAGCCCCGCGTTTGGCTCAGCGGTGGTGCGGCCCAGCCCGGTGGGCGTGCTGCTAGGGGTCGAGCCCTGGAATTTTCCCTTTTACCAGGTGGCCCGCTTCGCCGCGCCTAACCTCATGATTGGCAACGTGGTGCTGGTGAAGCACGCTTCTAACGTGCCGCAGTGCGCCATTGCCATCGAGCGGATATTCCACGAAGCCGGCGGGGCGGCGGGCCTTTACACCAACCTGCTGCTGAGCGGGGCGCGGGCCTCGGCGCTGGTCGGCGACCCGCGCATCAAGGGCGTTTCGCTCACGGGCAGCGAGGCCGCCGGGGCCAGCGTGGCCGCCGAGGCCGGCAAAAACCTGAAAAAATCGGTGCTGGAGCTGGGCGGCAGCGACGCCTTTATCGTGCTCGAAGATGCCGATATTGACCAGGCGGTGCGCTGGGCCGTGGTGGGCCGCACCAACAACAACGGCGAGTGCTGCGTGGCCGCCAAGCGCTTCATCGTGGTGGAAGCGGTGGCCGACGAGTTCCTGCAAAAATTCAAAGTCCAGCTCGGCCAGCTGAAGGTGGGCGACCCCATGGACCCGGCCACCGAACTGGGACCGATGAGCAGCGAAGTCGCCGCCGCGCAGCTGGCCGAGCAGGTGCAGCGCGCCGTGCACGACGGCGCGCAGGTGCTGCTGGGCGGCCACCGGGTGGCCGGGCCGGGCGCCTTCATTGAGCCTACTATTCTGGGCGGGCTCACGTCGGCCATGCCCGTGTACTATGAAGAGCTGTTTGGGCCGGTGGCGGCTTTCTGCCGGGTGGCCGACGAGGCAGCGGCCATCGTACTGGCCAATGACTCACCGTTTGGGCTGGGCGGCTCGGTCTTCACCCAAGACGTGTCGCGCGGCCAGCGTGTGGCCGACCAGCTCGACACGGGCATGGTCTTCATCAACCACCCCACCTGGACGCAGGCCGACCTGCCGTTTGGCGGCACCAAGGGCTCAGGCTACGGCCGCGAGCTGGCGGCGCTTGGCATCGAGGAGTTTGTGAATAAAAAGCTCATCCGCGTGAGCGCCCTCACCGACCCGTTTTAG
- a CDS encoding universal stress protein produces MPLNLVVLTDFSPAGARACAYAAALAAPLGAALHLVHVFSPVPMTLHLEEEVRPIITRHIQEADRLLRLTVQALPMPATAEVVEADWEGAVAQVLAHYQPLLLLAGLNATDGSLAEWLSNGPLPLAHLTGYPLLLVPEYLPIAQLRPPTQLVLAVEDHPFRLTPQGQALAPVLAKLHCAVVPVTVLPPDRAHKGGAGLRAVQHSGLANNLLYCELHRVLDNRPASGIWQATDELEADMVALLDQGHGWVHKLFSGSVIADVLRYSQIPVLLLPLAAD; encoded by the coding sequence ATGCCGCTCAACCTCGTTGTCCTCACCGATTTCTCGCCCGCCGGGGCGCGGGCCTGCGCCTATGCCGCCGCGCTGGCCGCCCCGCTGGGGGCCGCCCTGCACCTGGTGCATGTGTTTTCGCCGGTGCCTATGACCCTGCACCTGGAAGAAGAAGTGCGCCCCATTATTACCCGTCATATCCAGGAAGCCGACCGCCTGCTCCGGCTAACGGTTCAGGCGCTGCCCATGCCGGCCACGGCCGAGGTTGTCGAGGCCGACTGGGAGGGGGCCGTGGCGCAGGTACTGGCGCACTACCAGCCTTTGCTGCTGCTGGCCGGCCTCAACGCCACCGATGGCTCCCTGGCAGAATGGCTGAGTAACGGCCCGCTCCCCCTGGCCCACCTCACGGGCTACCCCCTGCTGCTGGTACCCGAATACCTGCCCATCGCGCAGCTGCGCCCGCCCACCCAGCTGGTGCTGGCGGTGGAAGACCACCCCTTCCGACTCACGCCCCAAGGGCAGGCGCTGGCCCCGGTGCTGGCGAAGCTGCACTGCGCCGTGGTGCCCGTTACCGTGCTGCCCCCCGACCGCGCCCACAAGGGCGGCGCCGGCCTGCGGGCGGTGCAGCACTCTGGCCTGGCTAACAACCTGCTTTACTGTGAGCTGCACCGGGTGCTGGACAACCGGCCCGCCTCGGGCATCTGGCAGGCCACCGATGAGCTGGAAGCCGACATGGTGGCCCTGCTCGACCAGGGCCACGGCTGGGTCCACAAGCTGTTCAGCGGCAGCGTCATTGCCGACGTGCTGCGCTACTCGCAGATACCCGTGCTTTTGCTGCCACTGGCGGCTGATTAA
- a CDS encoding cation-translocating P-type ATPase yields MEYYLASVAEVAHVLRTTPAGLDAATARQRLAEYGPNQLPDPQQKAWWQLLRQFTDVMILVLLAAAGIAAVVGDAQSTYVILAIVGLNALMGFGQEYRAGKAMSALQQLAVQPAQVLRGGQPRTVNATDLVPGDTVLLEAGDVISADVRFLEVHALQVDESSLTGESANVAKNTAPLPAGEYPLGDRLNLSYKGTSVTNGRATAYVVATGPQTELGKIAALLQTAETLTPLQQRLATLSKALSAAILVICVLFFGTGWLRGEPLLPWLLVSVSLAVAAIPEALPALVSITLALGARWLSQNHALVRKLPAVETLGSVTYICTDKTGTLTLNKMTTQQVYANPAFTLPALGDADALLTAMALNTDASHGPDDQWLGDSTEVALARYAAEKAYPRPVLEARFPRLAELPFDAERKCMTTLHQTPQGILVLTKGAPGVLFAQLAADQKGQLPDLEQHANAQAALGFRVLAYAAKLLPALPTQLDAARLETGLACIGLASLIDPPRPEATQAVAECRAAGIIPVMITGDHALTAQAVARQLGILAAADELVLTGPELAKLTEPAFGALVEKVRVYARMDPAQKVRIVRALQARHQCVAMTGDGVNDAPALKQADIGIAMGRSGTEVAKEAADMLLLDDDFATIVQAVQRGRRVYDNILKFIRYILSGSVGEIGAVFLAPYLGLPLPVLAIQILWINLVTDGLSLALAYEPAEANSMRRPPLNPQQSIFAAGLGWFILGAGLLLGSLTLGLQAWAMRSGLAHWQSMVFTMLLFSQLGLGLAVRSRWVSLFSLGLLSNKPLLGALLLSVGLQLLLLYVPFFNHLFHTQPLSWGEMGITVAVSSLVFWAVEGQKLFSRWRAVPLPVPALQFMPAALAST; encoded by the coding sequence ATGGAGTATTACCTGGCGTCCGTTGCGGAAGTAGCCCACGTGCTGCGCACCACGCCGGCCGGTCTTGACGCCGCCACGGCCCGCCAGCGCCTAGCCGAATACGGCCCCAACCAACTGCCCGACCCCCAGCAAAAAGCCTGGTGGCAGCTGCTGCGCCAGTTCACCGACGTGATGATACTGGTATTACTGGCGGCGGCGGGCATCGCGGCCGTAGTGGGCGATGCCCAATCGACTTACGTCATTCTGGCCATCGTGGGGCTCAATGCCCTCATGGGCTTCGGGCAGGAATACCGGGCCGGCAAGGCCATGAGCGCCTTGCAACAGCTGGCGGTGCAGCCCGCCCAGGTGCTGCGAGGGGGCCAGCCCCGGACCGTGAACGCCACCGACCTAGTGCCCGGCGACACAGTGCTCCTCGAAGCCGGCGACGTCATTTCAGCCGACGTGCGCTTTCTCGAAGTCCACGCCCTCCAGGTCGATGAGTCGTCGCTCACCGGCGAGTCGGCCAACGTGGCGAAAAACACCGCCCCGCTGCCCGCCGGGGAGTACCCGCTCGGCGACCGCCTCAACCTCAGCTATAAGGGTACGTCCGTCACCAACGGCCGGGCCACCGCCTACGTAGTGGCCACCGGGCCCCAGACCGAGCTGGGTAAAATTGCCGCCCTCCTCCAAACCGCCGAAACACTGACGCCGCTGCAACAGCGGCTGGCCACGCTCAGCAAGGCGCTGTCGGCGGCGATACTCGTCATTTGCGTGCTATTTTTCGGCACGGGCTGGCTGCGAGGCGAGCCGCTGCTGCCCTGGCTGCTGGTGTCCGTTTCGCTGGCGGTGGCCGCCATTCCCGAGGCCCTGCCCGCGCTGGTCAGCATCACACTGGCGCTGGGAGCCCGGTGGCTAAGCCAAAACCACGCCCTGGTGCGCAAGCTGCCCGCCGTTGAAACGCTGGGCTCGGTCACCTACATCTGCACCGACAAAACGGGAACGCTGACGCTCAATAAGATGACCACGCAGCAAGTGTACGCTAACCCGGCGTTTACCTTACCCGCCCTGGGCGACGCCGACGCGCTGCTGACCGCCATGGCCCTTAATACCGACGCCAGCCACGGCCCCGATGACCAGTGGCTGGGCGACTCGACCGAAGTAGCCCTAGCCCGCTACGCCGCAGAAAAAGCCTACCCTCGCCCGGTCCTCGAAGCCCGGTTTCCGCGCCTGGCCGAACTGCCCTTCGACGCCGAACGCAAGTGCATGACTACCCTGCACCAAACCCCGCAGGGCATCCTCGTGCTCACCAAAGGCGCGCCCGGCGTGCTCTTTGCGCAGCTCGCCGCCGACCAGAAAGGCCAGCTGCCCGACCTCGAACAGCACGCCAATGCCCAGGCCGCGCTGGGCTTCCGCGTGCTGGCGTATGCTGCTAAGCTGCTGCCCGCCCTGCCCACGCAGCTCGACGCGGCCAGGCTCGAAACCGGCCTGGCTTGCATTGGCCTGGCTAGCCTTATCGACCCGCCCCGCCCCGAGGCCACTCAGGCGGTGGCCGAGTGCCGGGCCGCCGGCATTATTCCCGTGATGATAACCGGCGACCACGCCCTGACCGCCCAGGCCGTGGCCCGACAGCTGGGCATTCTGGCGGCGGCCGACGAGCTGGTGCTAACTGGTCCCGAGCTAGCCAAGCTCACCGAACCTGCTTTCGGGGCCTTGGTGGAAAAGGTGCGGGTGTACGCCCGCATGGACCCGGCCCAGAAGGTGCGCATCGTCCGCGCCCTGCAAGCCCGGCACCAGTGCGTGGCCATGACGGGCGACGGCGTGAACGACGCTCCGGCCCTGAAGCAGGCCGATATCGGCATCGCGATGGGCCGCAGCGGTACGGAGGTGGCCAAAGAAGCTGCCGATATGCTACTGCTCGACGACGACTTTGCCACCATTGTGCAAGCCGTGCAGCGAGGCCGCCGGGTGTACGACAACATCCTGAAATTCATTCGCTACATCCTCTCCGGGAGCGTGGGCGAAATCGGGGCCGTCTTCCTGGCCCCGTATCTGGGGTTGCCCCTGCCGGTGCTGGCCATCCAGATTCTGTGGATTAACCTCGTGACGGACGGCCTGAGCCTGGCGCTGGCCTACGAGCCGGCCGAAGCCAATAGTATGCGCCGCCCACCCCTCAACCCCCAGCAATCCATCTTCGCCGCTGGCCTGGGCTGGTTTATTCTGGGAGCAGGCCTGCTGCTTGGCAGCCTCACCTTAGGCCTGCAAGCCTGGGCCATGCGTAGCGGCCTGGCGCACTGGCAATCCATGGTTTTTACCATGCTGCTCTTCAGCCAGCTGGGCCTGGGGTTGGCCGTTCGCTCGCGCTGGGTTTCGCTGTTTAGCCTCGGGCTGCTGTCCAACAAGCCGTTGTTGGGAGCCTTGCTGCTCAGCGTGGGTCTCCAATTGCTGCTGCTCTACGTGCCCTTTTTCAACCATTTATTCCACACCCAGCCCCTTTCGTGGGGCGAAATGGGCATTACCGTGGCCGTGTCGAGCCTAGTGTTCTGGGCAGTAGAAGGCCAGAAACTCTTCAGCCGCTGGCGGGCCGTCCCGCTGCCGGTGCCCGCGTTGCAGTTCATGCCCGCCGCGCTGGCCTCAACTTAG
- a CDS encoding BON domain-containing protein has translation MQTLETFEQTIEHVADADITAAIELFFLTKKGVAAHLIDVVTLEGIVLLTGITDNLLSRERAEEIALNLRGVRGVVNELLISTPDVPDEELQRLVTQALADDPATTYYPVQAAAADGVLTLTGTVQTWAEKELVLRVGRGVRGVRRLVFDNLLVQWGKIENSDEEISTQIRELLAWDIRVNSALVEVRTTDRVVHLSGTVGTAAEKTHVEATAYQAGATRVDARDLEVAYWALGHELRRDKLAARSDADIAQAVRDAFRYDPRVLSY, from the coding sequence ATGCAAACCCTCGAAACTTTCGAACAGACCATTGAGCACGTGGCCGATGCCGACATCACGGCCGCCATCGAGCTGTTCTTCCTGACCAAAAAAGGGGTGGCCGCGCACCTGATTGACGTGGTGACCCTCGAGGGCATCGTGCTGCTGACCGGCATTACCGATAACCTACTCTCGCGGGAGCGGGCCGAGGAAATTGCCCTGAACCTGCGCGGCGTGCGCGGGGTAGTCAATGAGCTGCTCATCAGCACGCCCGACGTGCCCGACGAGGAGCTGCAGCGTCTCGTAACGCAGGCCCTGGCCGACGACCCCGCCACCACTTACTACCCGGTGCAGGCCGCCGCCGCGGATGGGGTGCTTACCCTTACCGGCACCGTGCAAACGTGGGCCGAGAAAGAGCTGGTGCTGCGCGTGGGCCGGGGCGTGCGCGGGGTGCGCCGCCTGGTGTTCGACAACTTACTGGTGCAGTGGGGTAAAATTGAGAATTCGGACGAAGAAATCAGCACCCAAATCCGCGAGCTGCTGGCCTGGGACATTCGGGTGAACAGCGCCCTGGTCGAAGTGCGCACCACCGACCGCGTGGTGCACCTGAGCGGCACGGTGGGCACGGCGGCCGAAAAAACTCACGTAGAAGCCACGGCCTACCAGGCCGGCGCCACCCGCGTCGACGCCCGCGACTTGGAGGTAGCCTACTGGGCCCTAGGCCACGAGCTGCGGCGCGACAAGCTGGCCGCCCGCTCCGATGCCGACATTGCGCAGGCCGTGCGCGATGCCTTCCGCTACGACCCGCGGGTGCTATCATACTAG
- a CDS encoding NAD(P)-dependent oxidoreductase, which translates to MNVLVIGAAGKTGRAVVEQAVAAGQQVTAFVRHAAEYQGPANVRVVEGDAANSAAMDAAVLGQDAVLDTIGGKTPYKATTLESSAAHTIIAAMQRHGVRRLVVTSMLGVGESSANAPIYERLLVATFLRGADQDKTAMEDAVETSGLDWVILRPAILTDAPATGQVRVFEAETGENAHQITRADLAAFMVAQLTTDEHLHRAVTIANS; encoded by the coding sequence ATGAACGTGCTAGTCATCGGAGCCGCCGGCAAAACCGGGCGCGCAGTAGTGGAGCAAGCAGTGGCCGCGGGTCAACAGGTCACGGCCTTTGTGCGCCACGCAGCTGAATACCAAGGTCCTGCGAACGTGCGCGTCGTCGAAGGGGACGCGGCCAATAGCGCCGCAATGGACGCCGCCGTACTGGGCCAGGACGCGGTGCTGGACACGATTGGTGGCAAAACGCCCTACAAGGCCACGACCCTTGAATCGAGCGCCGCCCACACCATTATCGCGGCCATGCAGCGCCACGGGGTGCGCCGGCTCGTGGTCACGTCCATGCTGGGCGTGGGCGAGAGCTCGGCGAACGCGCCCATTTATGAGCGCTTGCTGGTCGCGACTTTTTTGCGCGGCGCCGACCAGGACAAAACGGCGATGGAAGACGCGGTCGAAACGAGCGGGCTGGACTGGGTGATTTTGCGTCCCGCCATTCTCACCGACGCCCCCGCCACGGGTCAGGTGCGGGTCTTTGAGGCCGAGACGGGGGAAAATGCCCATCAGATTACCCGCGCCGACCTGGCGGCCTTCATGGTGGCCCAGCTGACCACGGACGAGCACCTCCACCGAGCCGTCACCATCGCCAATAGCTAA
- a CDS encoding cupin domain-containing protein translates to MKAGASRFHEHIRLGGLSPVDFKVSTSDTDGALTIGEYTGFDKGGPPLHIHPDQDEVFIVIEGEHLFQVGDLRHRLTAGDTIFIPRNVPHAPAQVSDKSKYLFFFTPASQMEDFFRALGKVKSIGQPSLDQMAGLFVSHGMKIVGPPLTW, encoded by the coding sequence GTGAAAGCCGGGGCCAGCCGATTCCACGAGCACATCCGCCTCGGGGGGCTGAGCCCGGTCGATTTTAAAGTATCGACCTCGGACACCGACGGGGCCCTGACCATCGGCGAGTACACGGGCTTCGACAAAGGCGGGCCGCCGCTGCACATCCATCCAGACCAGGACGAGGTGTTCATCGTGATCGAAGGTGAGCATTTGTTTCAGGTTGGCGACTTGCGCCACCGCCTCACGGCGGGCGATACCATCTTCATCCCGCGCAACGTGCCCCACGCGCCGGCCCAAGTTTCGGACAAGAGCAAGTACCTGTTTTTCTTCACGCCGGCGAGCCAGATGGAGGACTTTTTTCGGGCGCTGGGCAAGGTGAAGTCCATCGGCCAGCCCTCGCTGGACCAGATGGCGGGCCTGTTTGTCAGCCACGGCATGAAAATCGTGGGGCCGCCATTAACTTGGTAG
- a CDS encoding universal stress protein, protein MSLTFVIFASFYPEARHAVAYADALAYAVGGRLVLLHINRASLFDPYDLIAEGYHRQELSRQSDTATLLGQLAAGLHAPATVEVATDLLPSVAYDLVARYRPVLFVLGQPDPSHSAPASLAEACAELLRTGGYPLLVLPPASPTEAGQLPRRILLAADREEFALTPAAQALGPLLTLPGTQHFVSHISSGGEDDEGCALAMRAVQASGLLTGAAAPELRGYENHNYGAGLLAAVADTQADLVIVIARPRSYLGDLFHHSVTARLLDHCPVPILVLPTVTEAPATDPTGRTATAAQYASLVLNGLSPAS, encoded by the coding sequence ATGTCCCTCACGTTCGTAATTTTCGCCAGCTTTTACCCCGAAGCTCGCCACGCGGTGGCCTACGCCGATGCGCTGGCCTACGCCGTGGGCGGACGGCTGGTGCTACTGCACATCAACCGCGCCTCGCTGTTTGACCCCTACGACCTGATAGCCGAGGGCTACCACCGCCAGGAGCTGAGCCGCCAATCTGACACGGCGACGCTGCTGGGCCAGCTGGCGGCCGGCCTGCACGCCCCCGCTACCGTGGAAGTCGCCACCGACCTGCTGCCCAGCGTAGCCTACGACCTGGTGGCGCGGTACCGCCCGGTGCTGTTCGTGCTCGGCCAGCCCGACCCTTCCCACTCCGCCCCCGCTAGCCTGGCCGAGGCGTGCGCCGAGCTGCTGCGTACCGGGGGCTACCCGCTGCTGGTGCTACCCCCGGCCAGCCCCACCGAGGCCGGGCAGCTGCCGCGCCGCATTCTACTAGCGGCCGACCGGGAAGAATTTGCGCTAACGCCGGCAGCCCAGGCGCTGGGGCCTCTGCTGACGCTACCCGGTACGCAGCACTTCGTGTCCCACATATCTAGTGGAGGAGAAGACGACGAAGGCTGTGCGCTGGCCATGCGCGCCGTGCAGGCCAGCGGCCTACTGACCGGGGCTGCCGCGCCCGAGTTGCGCGGCTACGAAAACCACAACTACGGCGCGGGCCTGCTAGCTGCCGTGGCCGACACTCAGGCCGACTTGGTAATAGTCATTGCCCGGCCGCGCAGCTACCTCGGCGACCTGTTTCACCACAGCGTAACAGCCCGCTTGTTGGACCATTGCCCCGTGCCGATACTCGTGTTGCCCACCGTCACCGAAGCGCCCGCTACCGACCCGACCGGCCGCACTGCCACCGCCGCCCAATACGCCAGCTTGGTGCTCAATGGGTTGAGTCCGGCTTCTTGA
- a CDS encoding BON domain-containing protein, whose translation MAVRNGVVTLSGAVSNLRAKQEAERDARQIVGVWDVHNLLKVRTNRFIPDLHIGQTIREALARDPYVGLCDFSVYVRNGKAQLYGQVSSHFEQMQAGNVAASVNGMAELDNWVSVPGSPDFEAYQTSARPRPNPDFALAARIRNRYFWSASLHNQNIEVLVEKGRAILTGTVATWLDRDTAGYDAYDAGARFVDNDLLIDFDHGL comes from the coding sequence GTGGCGGTTCGCAACGGCGTGGTCACGCTGAGCGGCGCGGTATCCAACCTGCGCGCCAAGCAGGAGGCTGAGCGCGACGCCCGCCAAATCGTGGGCGTGTGGGACGTGCACAACCTGCTGAAAGTGCGCACCAATCGCTTTATTCCCGACCTGCACATCGGCCAGACCATCCGCGAGGCGCTGGCCCGCGACCCTTACGTGGGCCTGTGCGACTTCAGCGTGTATGTGCGCAACGGCAAGGCCCAGCTCTACGGGCAGGTGAGCAGCCACTTCGAGCAGATGCAGGCCGGCAACGTGGCCGCCAGCGTCAATGGCATGGCCGAGCTGGACAACTGGGTGAGCGTGCCCGGCAGCCCCGATTTTGAGGCTTACCAAACCTCCGCCCGGCCGCGCCCCAACCCCGACTTTGCCCTGGCCGCGCGCATCCGCAACCGCTATTTCTGGTCGGCTAGTCTGCACAACCAAAACATAGAAGTGCTGGTTGAAAAAGGCCGCGCCATCCTCACCGGCACCGTCGCTACCTGGCTCGACCGCGACACGGCTGGCTACGACGCCTACGACGCCGGGGCGCGCTTCGTGGACAACGACCTGCTCATCGATTTCGACCACGGGCTGTAG
- a CDS encoding CsbD family protein, protein MTKDTPKNKTGKVLLTTLAGAGVGALAGILLYSQKGIERRRKFRNLRVDHRLRLRGDWNQLKGKLQQAYIQLTDEDLTYVEGKGHELVSRLQAKRKRQIVKLLNAL, encoded by the coding sequence ATGACCAAAGACACGCCCAAAAACAAGACTGGTAAAGTATTGCTCACCACCCTAGCCGGAGCTGGCGTAGGAGCCCTCGCCGGAATCCTGCTGTACTCGCAGAAAGGCATCGAGCGCCGCCGCAAATTCCGCAACCTGCGCGTCGACCACCGCCTGCGCCTGCGCGGCGACTGGAACCAGCTCAAGGGCAAGCTGCAACAAGCCTACATCCAGCTCACGGACGAGGACCTGACCTACGTAGAAGGCAAAGGCCACGAGCTAGTGAGCCGCCTGCAAGCCAAGCGCAAGCGCCAAATTGTGAAGCTGTTGAACGCCCTGTAG